From Candidatus Palauibacter soopunensis, the proteins below share one genomic window:
- a CDS encoding PLD nuclease N-terminal domain-containing protein — MNAVLDWAAALDPRLVLLALLAALNLWATGITALSKAPRREKVLWVAVIFLCPIVGSVLWFVFGPKLWAERR; from the coding sequence ATGAACGCCGTGCTGGACTGGGCGGCGGCGCTGGACCCGCGCCTCGTGCTCCTGGCCCTTCTCGCGGCCCTGAACCTCTGGGCGACGGGCATCACCGCGCTTTCCAAGGCGCCGAGGCGAGAAAAGGTGCTATGGGTCGCGGTGATCTTCCTCTGCCCCATCGTCGGCAGCGTGCTCTGGTTCGTGTTCGGCCCGAAGCTCTGGGCGGAGAGGCGCTAA
- a CDS encoding ABC transporter ATP-binding protein — MQAPDGPLQEEEALGKAYDARLMKRLLAYLRPYRSRVAIAVLMLVAASGLALVGPWLTMEVIDHAIPEGDFRAIRNLSILFFVSLLLSGLLEYGRTILTTWIGQNVMLDLRQEIFRHLQRLRLAYFDRNPVGRLMTRLTSDVEVLNEMFTSGVVTIFGDVFTVAFIMIAMLVMDWRLALVTFAVLPLVFVAAWLFRKKVREAYRDIRIRLARINAFLQERITGVRVVQLFRQERAATRWFGEINDDHLEAHLRSITYYALFFPVVEVLASVALALIIWYGGNQALEGTLTIGVIAAFLQYARRFFRPIQDLSEKYNILQGAMASSERIFRLLDEAPGIEDPVDPTDLPLGVKGRIEFEDVWFRYLSPEEDAAGVTTPALAHAAAWEGAEGRLDEDAPDDGWVLRGISFTAEPGQRLAVVGATGAGKTTLFSLLMRFYEPQRGRITLDGVDIRELRLADLRHQMGLVLQDVYLFSGSAANNIALDRKAVGRDEIRAAARQVGVDRHLARLPKKYDEPLSERGGNLSVGERQLVSFARALAGDPPILLLDEATSSVDSEIEAEIQAALERLMAGRTSLVIAHRLSTIQGADRILVLHHGRISESGTHDTLLERGGLYAQLHRLQFQKPTAAA; from the coding sequence ATGCAAGCGCCGGACGGTCCCCTCCAGGAAGAAGAAGCGCTCGGGAAGGCGTACGACGCCCGTCTCATGAAGCGTCTGCTGGCGTACCTGCGACCGTACCGGAGCAGAGTCGCGATCGCCGTGCTGATGCTCGTGGCCGCCTCCGGTCTTGCGCTCGTCGGCCCCTGGCTCACGATGGAGGTCATCGACCACGCGATCCCGGAGGGCGATTTCCGCGCCATCCGCAACCTGTCGATCCTCTTCTTCGTCTCGCTCCTCCTCTCCGGACTGCTGGAGTACGGGCGGACGATCCTGACCACGTGGATCGGGCAGAACGTGATGCTCGACCTGAGGCAGGAGATCTTCCGGCACCTGCAACGCCTCCGGCTCGCGTACTTCGACCGCAACCCCGTCGGACGCCTGATGACGCGGCTCACGAGCGACGTCGAGGTCCTGAACGAGATGTTCACCTCCGGGGTCGTCACGATCTTCGGGGACGTGTTCACCGTCGCCTTCATCATGATCGCCATGCTCGTCATGGACTGGCGGCTCGCCCTCGTGACGTTCGCGGTCCTCCCGCTCGTGTTCGTGGCCGCCTGGCTCTTCCGGAAGAAGGTGCGCGAGGCGTATCGGGATATCCGGATCCGGCTCGCGCGCATCAACGCTTTCCTGCAGGAACGGATCACGGGAGTGCGCGTCGTGCAGCTGTTCCGGCAGGAGCGGGCGGCCACGCGCTGGTTCGGCGAGATCAACGATGACCACCTCGAGGCCCACCTGCGCTCGATCACGTACTACGCGCTCTTCTTCCCCGTCGTCGAGGTGCTCGCGTCCGTCGCGCTCGCGCTCATCATCTGGTACGGGGGCAACCAGGCCCTCGAGGGGACGCTCACGATCGGGGTCATCGCGGCCTTCCTGCAGTACGCGAGACGGTTCTTCCGCCCCATCCAGGATCTGTCCGAGAAGTACAACATCCTGCAGGGCGCGATGGCGAGTTCGGAGCGGATCTTCCGACTCCTGGACGAGGCGCCGGGGATCGAGGACCCGGTGGACCCGACGGATCTTCCGCTAGGCGTGAAGGGCCGCATCGAGTTTGAGGACGTCTGGTTCCGGTATCTGTCGCCGGAGGAGGACGCCGCGGGCGTCACGACGCCCGCTCTGGCCCACGCCGCGGCCTGGGAAGGGGCGGAGGGTCGGCTCGACGAAGACGCGCCGGACGACGGCTGGGTGCTGCGCGGCATCAGCTTCACGGCGGAGCCGGGACAGCGGCTCGCGGTCGTTGGAGCGACCGGAGCGGGCAAGACGACGCTGTTCAGCCTCCTCATGCGCTTCTACGAGCCGCAACGCGGGCGCATCACTCTCGACGGGGTCGACATCCGGGAACTCCGGCTCGCCGACCTTCGGCACCAGATGGGCCTCGTGCTGCAGGATGTCTATCTCTTCTCGGGCTCCGCGGCGAACAACATCGCGCTCGATCGCAAGGCGGTGGGGCGGGATGAGATCCGGGCGGCGGCCCGTCAGGTCGGGGTCGACCGGCACCTCGCGCGGCTGCCGAAGAAGTACGACGAGCCGCTGAGCGAGCGGGGCGGGAACCTGTCGGTCGGCGAGCGCCAGCTGGTGTCCTTCGCCCGCGCGCTAGCGGGAGACCCGCCCATCCTGCTTCTGGACGAGGCGACGAGTTCGGTGGACTCGGAGATCGAGGCGGAGATCCAGGCGGCGCTGGAGCGCCTGATGGCGGGACGGACGAGCCTCGTCATCGCACACCGGCTCTCTACCATCCAGGGGGCCGACCGCATCCTCGTGCTCCATCACGGGCGCATCAGCGAGTCCGGTACGCACGACACGCTGCTCGAGCGCGGCGGCCTCTACGCGCAACTCCACCGCCTCCAGTTCCAGAAGCCGACGGCCGCCGCATGA